In the genome of Panthera uncia isolate 11264 chromosome B3 unlocalized genomic scaffold, Puncia_PCG_1.0 HiC_scaffold_1, whole genome shotgun sequence, one region contains:
- the LOC125909074 gene encoding proline-rich protein 2-like, which translates to MGREGSTRTALAPGSPERGRPGALRAHGQPHPRAPRSRLRREKPGGDARLGTKDLDVDPRRAPPPGWNPPGASSPWPRASPNFVARGARGRRPVTCAAIKDRSMVSPVSLPPPALESSLPPPPLRVQPPAPLAASGPSSEQGPRTPPRRPPQQPRRRGLGSLRAPRSGPRPGRGGGRGGAGLGGPGAPPRDRSQPHPKGGARRNPRAPKSLSRVGAAGGS; encoded by the coding sequence ATGGGCAGGGAGGGGTCGACTCGCACCGCCCTGGCCCCTGGCAGTCCGGAACGAGGTCGGCCGGGCGCGCTCCGGGCGCACGGCCAGCCCCACCCCCGGGCGCCGCGCTCCCGCCTCCGACGAGAAAAGCCAGGTGGGGATGCCCGGCTCGGGACAAAGGATCTGGACGTAGATCCCCGGCGGGCGCCACCGCCCGGCTGGAATCCTCCCGGCGCGTCCAGCCCCTGGCCCCGAGCCTCCCCAAACTTCGTAGCCCGGGGCGCGCGGGGAAGGCGCCCCGTTACCTGCGCGGCCATAAAGGACAGATCCATGGTGTCGCCGGTGTCGCTGCCGCCGCCCGCACTGGAGTCCTCGCTGCCGCCGCCGCCTTTGCGGGTCCAGCCGCCTGCACCGCTGGCCGCGAGCGGGCCGAGCAGCGAGCAGGGACCCCGCACCCCGCCGCGCCGCCCACCTCAGCAGCCCCGGCGTCGCGGCCTCGGCAGCCTCCGCGCTCCGCGCTCGGGACCGAGACCCGGccgaggcggggggcggggcggggcggggctcggGGGCCCGGGAGCCCCTCCACGTGACcgctcccagccccaccccaagGGCGGGGCCAGACGGAACCCCCGCGCGCCCAAGAGCCTCTCCCGCGTGGGGGCCGCAGGCGGAAGCTGA